A part of Primulina eburnea isolate SZY01 chromosome 10, ASM2296580v1, whole genome shotgun sequence genomic DNA contains:
- the LOC140803659 gene encoding NDR1/HIN1-like protein 1: MSAKDCGHHDDDRKAFHRRLWAALVSFIILILFLILLIWLILRPTKPHFILQDATVYAFNLTSPATLTTTLQVTLSTRNPNERIGIYYDRVDVYASYHNQQVTLPTLLPATYQGHKEITVWSPFLYGDTVPVAPYLVDSLNQDQFTGTVLINIRVDGRIRWKVGTFISGKYRLNVNCPAYINFGKKNNGISVGSAVRYQLIMDCLVDV; this comes from the coding sequence ATGTCGGCCAAGGACTGCGGCCACCACGACGACGACCGCAAAGCGTTCCACCGCCGCCTCTGGGCTGCCCTTGTCTCCTTCATCATCCTCATCCTCTTCCTAATCCTCCTAATATGGCTCATACTTCGCCCCACGAAACCACATTTCATCCTTCAAGACGCCACTGTTTACGCCTTCAACCTCACCTCCCCCGCCACCCTGACCACCACCCTCCAAGTGACCCTCTCCACCCGAAACCCTAATGAAAGAATCGGCATTTACTATGATAGAGTCGATGTTTACGCCTCGTACCACAACCAGCAAGTAACCCTTCCGACGCTGCTTCCTGCCACGTACCAAGGCCACAAAGAAATCACCGTTTGGTCGCCGTTTCTTTATGGAGACACCGTCCCGGTGGCGCCCTACTTGGTGGATTCACTCAACCAGGATCAGTTTACAGGAACCGTGCTGATTAATATCAGAGTTGATGGAAGAATTAGATGGAAAGTTGGAACTTTTATCTCTGGGAAATATCGTCTGAATGTGAATTGTCCGGCTTATATAAATTTTGGTAAGAAAAACAATGGCATTTCTGTGGGATCGGCTGTTAGGTATCAGTTGATTATGGACTGCCTtgttgatgtttga
- the LOC140803551 gene encoding probable aspartyl protease At4g16563, which translates to MDNKYDSGKKTARFSYTPLLKNPDSSKNVALGDYYYVGLRKIIVGRKKVKLPHEFLAPDSDGNGGTIVDSGSTFTYMNPAAFKAVTDSFAEQVKDYKRAKNVENSTGLRPCFDVTGHEAIKFPELKLHFKGGAEMVLPLENYFFVVKDDQKVVVCLTMVTDNTLLGPELVSGPSIILGNFLMQNFHVEFDLRNGRFGFVQQSCSG; encoded by the coding sequence ATGGATAACAAATATGATTCTGGTAAAAAGACAGCAAGATTCAGCTACACACCGCTGCTGAAAAACCCTGACAGCAGCAAAAATGTTGCCTTGGGAGATTACTACTACGTCGGCCTGAGAAAAATCATAGTTGGACGGAAGAAAGTTAAGCTTCCACACGAATTCTTGGCTCCTGATTCTGATGGAAATGGCGGGACTATCGTGGATTCCGGCTCGACTTTCACTTACATGAATCCGGCGGCGTTTAAAGCAGTAACCGATTCATTTGCAGAGCAGGTTAAAGACTATAAAAGGGCTAAAAATGTGGAGAATTCAACAGGGTTGCGGCCTTGTTTCGATGTGACAGGGCACGAAGCCATTAAATTTCCGGAACTGAAGCTCCATTTCAAGGGCGGAGCAGAGATGGTACTGCCATTGGAGAACTATTTCTTTGTTGTGAAAGATGATCAGAAGGTCGTTGTTTGTCTGACTATGGTGACCGATAACACGTTACTCGGGCCGGAACTCGTGAGCGGGCCGTCGATTATTCTGGGCAATTTCTTGATGCAGAATTTTCACGTGGAGTTCGATTTGAGGAACGGAAGATTTGGATTCGTTCAACAGTCGTGCTCTGGGTAG
- the LOC140842375 gene encoding transcription factor E2FB-like isoform X3: protein MEEERQSEQKSSRKQLPFTSVKPPFGRGGDYQHFAAENSSRLGDNQELDEVVVVNTPPSLKRKSGMAVSGKAGRAQKVPRTTKSSKAGSPSLGNNNLTPVGPCRYDSSLGLLTKKFINLIKHAENGILDLNNAAGMLEVQKRRIYDITNVLEGIDLIEKKLKNRIKWKGLDGSRPGEDDESLSGLQKEVENLKLEDSTLDERIRETQERLRGLSEDENNQRWLFVTEDDIKNLPCFQNQTLIAIKAPHGTTLEVPDPDEAVDYPQGRYRIVLRSTMGRIDVYLVSQFEENFEVINTVEPQPNILETSNVNENASTQPPMEENIGNNVELQGIEAPRICSDASTSHDFVSGIINVVPYIDSIADYWLLSDADVSITDMWRTEPEIDWNSLNTLHEDYDTMTSSSILQAQTPPPSTSVVDAMMNKTQLDT from the exons ATGGAGGAAGAGCGGCAATCGGAGCAGAAGTCTTCTAGAAAACAGTTGCCTTTTACTTCCGTAAAGCCTCCGTTTGGAAGGGGCGGCGATTACCAGCACTTCGCGGCTGAAAATTCTTCGCGCCTCGGGGATAATCAGGAACTTGATGAGGTTGTCGTCGTAAATACGCCGCCT TCATTGAAGCGGAAGAGTGGAATGGCTGTATCTGGAAAAGCAGGAAGGGCCCAAAAGGTTCCAAGGACAACGAAGTCTAGCAAAGCAG GTTCTCCATCACTGGGAAATAACAATCTCACACCTGTTGGTCCATGCCGTTATGATAGCTCATTAG GTCTTTTAACAAAGAAGTTCATTAATCTTATTAAGCATGCAGAAAATGGTATTCTTGATTTGAATAATGCTGCAGGGATGTTAGAG GTACAGAAGAGGCGTATTTATGATATAACTAATGTTCTCGAAGGCATTGATCTCATAGAAAAGAAACTCAAAAACAGAATCAAGTGGAA GGGATTAGACGGCTCGAGACCtggagaagatgacgagagtcTTTCTGGTTTACAG AAAGAAGTAGAAAATCTAAAACTTGAAGACAGCACACTAGATGAACGGATAAG AGAAACACAGGAGAGATTGAGGGGCCTCAGTGAAGATGAAAACAATCAGAG GTGGCTTTTTGTCACAGAAGATGACATAAAAAACTTACCTTGCTTCCAG AATCAAACTCTTATAGCCATTAAAGCTCCACATGGAACCACATTAGAAGTCCCTGATCCAGATGAG GCTGTTGATTATCCACAGGGGAGATACAGAATAGTTCTTCGAAGCACAATGGGGCGCATAGATGTTTACCTTGTCAG TCAATTCGAGGAGAATTTTGAGGTGATAAATACTGTCGAGCCCCAGCCGAACATCCTTGAAACTTCAAATGTTAATGAGAATGCATCTACACAACCTCCCATGGAGGAGAACATAGGAAACAATGTTGAATTGCAGGGAATTGAAGCTCCAAGAATATGCTCAGATGCAAGTACATCACATGATTTCGTGAGTGGAATCATAAATGTCGTGCCATATATCGAC AGTATTGCTGATTATTGGCTGTTGTCTGATGCGGATGTGAGCATCACCGACATGTGGAGGACAGAAC CTGAAATCGACTGGAACAGTTTGAACACGTTACATGAAGATTATGATACCATGACCAGCAGCAGTATTCTGCAAGCCCAAACTCCACCACCAAGTACTTCTGTAGTCGACGCCATGATGAATAAAACACAACTGGATACTTGA
- the LOC140842377 gene encoding uncharacterized protein codes for MLGKNLNLDMRIGGRKCKVRKRGCSSSSSSSLVQNYKLKRAFLVGKRVGSSTPVPLWKLNGSKSPRLEFDNGFKYVAAKGGENAKDFSVSARKLAATLWEINGLLPPITKRENMDDKMSEVGIVRKERIFEPNMDSMALALSDQFQGPVSEGMAASKAGWHRNRASSSSQKLLLPDHAFGRANSFSNCLVEVDPKQNHIHSPSKHLIGSKTHLNDVYNGLTTSKELIKLLSRIWPLDQKNSTSLSLVSALKLELNRTCTHFNQYILEQRNNQTDVENMLKHFLEEKVVWKIKEQDRIQSAVASLSGELKVEKRLRKQTEKLNKKLGKELAETKASLSRATKELERERRACEIMEQACDELARGIGEDKAEVEELKRDSAKVRKEVEKEREMLHLADVLREERVQMKLLEAKYQFEEKNALVDKLRNELESFLKSKNGEEQEDYGSPRYEKIKALERHLRETLPGSYQFQEDENDQDQETIGKVEENEDEDDSDDSDLHSIELSVDELNKTFHWNDTVKNEAKRNSFDRSKGTMPTSENIQKPTISSQAKFADGIEWELTTNKQGNFDVFDKNVLFEFASKSWKNDAEDEIQRYNVIKDLRDNIVSGTRMVSSQEFSGPS; via the exons ATGCTGGGGAAAAACTTGAATTTGGATATGAGAATTGGTGGGAGGAAATGCAAGGTGAGAAAGAGGGGttgttcttcttcttcatcatcatctttGGTGCAGAATTACAAGTTAAAGCGTGCGTTTTTGGTTGGGAAAAGAGTGGGATCAAGCACCCCAGTTCCCTTGTGGAAATTGAATGGTTCAAAATCGCCACGTTTGGAATTTGATAATGGATTCAAGTATGTGGCGGCAAAGGGTGGTGAAAATGCTAAAGATTTTTCGGTGTCGGCTAGAAAATTGGCTGCCACTTTGTGGGAGATTAATGGGCTGCTTCCACCCATAACTAAAAGGGAAAATATGGACGACAAGATGAGTGAAGTGGGAATTGTTAGAAAAGAAAGGATTTTCGAGCCAAATATGGACTCGATGGCACTTGCTTTGTCTGATCAATTTCAGGGTCCTGTTTCTGAG GGTATGGCTGCCTCGAAAGCTGGCTGGCATCGAAACCGGGCATCATCCAGTTCTCAAAAGCTTCTGCTACCCGATCATGCTTTTGGACGTGCTAATTCTTTCAGTAATTGCTTGGTGGAG GTTGATCCAAAACAAAACCACATCCACAGTCCATCTAAACACCTAATTGGATCAAAGACTCATCTTAATGATGTATACAATGGTCTTACAACTTCTAAAGAACTGATCAAACTGTTGAGTCGCATTTGGCCTCTTGATCAGAAAAATTCTACAAGCTTATCCCTTGTATCTGCCTTGAAATTAGAGCTCAATCGTACTTGTACCCACTTCAATCAATATATACTAGAGCAAAGGAATAACCAGACTGATGTCGAAAACATGTTGAAGCACTTTTTAGAGGAAAAGGTTGTTTGGAAAATTAAAGAACAAGATAGGATTCAAAGTGCCGTTGCATCCTTATCAGGGGAGCTCAAGGTAGAGAAGAGGCTAAGGAAACAAACTGAGAAATTGAACAAAAAACTCGGGAAAGAATTAGCCGAAACAAAAGCCTCTTTGTCAAGGGCAACCAAAGAACTCGAAAGAGAGAGACGAGCATGTGAGATCATGGAGCAAGCATGTGATGAGCTGGCTCGAGGAATTGGTGAAGACAAGGCGGAAGTTGAAGAATTGAAGAGAGACTCAGCCAAAGTTCGGAAAGAGGTGGAAAAAGAGAGGGAAATGCTTCATTTAGCTGATGTACTACGCGAGGAAAGAGTGCAGATGAAGCTTTTGGAAGCTAAGTATCAATTCGAGGAGAAAAATGCACTTGTTGACAAGTTGAGAAACGAGCTTGAGTCATTTTTGAAATCGAAGAATGGAGAAGAGCAAGAAGATTACGGCTCTCCTAGATATGAAAAAATTAAGGCACTGGAGAGACATTTGAGGGAGACTTTGCCAGGCTCTTATCAATTTCAAGAAGACGAGAATGATCAGGATCAAGAAACCATAGGCAAAGTGgaggaaaatgaagatgaagatGACTCAGATGATAGTGACCTCCACTCGATTGAACTAAGCGTAGATGAGCTCAACAAGACCTTTCACTGGAATGATACTGTAAAAAATGAGGCGAAGAGAAATTCATTCGACAGAAGCAAAGGGACTATGCCAACATCCGAGAATATACAGAAACCAACCATTTCCTCGCAAGCAAAATTTGCAGATGGCATAGAATGGGAACTCACTACCAATAAACAAGGAAATTTTGATGTGTTTGATAAGAATGTATTGTTTGAATTTGCATCAAAATCTTGGAAAAATGATGCCGAGGACGAAATCCAGAGATACAACGTGATTAAAGATCTGAGAGACAACATCGTTTCTGGTACAAGAATGGTTTCTTCTCAAGAATTTTCTGGTCCAAGCTGA
- the LOC140842375 gene encoding transcription factor E2FB-like isoform X2: protein MEEERQSEQKSSRKQLPFTSVKPPFGRGGDYQHFAAENSSRLGDNQELDEVVVVNTPPSLKRKSGMAVSGKAGRAQKVPRTTKSSKAGSQTPLLIIGSPSLGNNNLTPVGPCRYDSSLGLLTKKFINLIKHAENGILDLNNAAGMLEVQKRRIYDITNVLEGIDLIEKKLKNRIKWKGLDGSRPGEDDESLSGLQKEVENLKLEDSTLDERIRETQERLRGLSEDENNQRWLFVTEDDIKNLPCFQNQTLIAIKAPHGTTLEVPDPDEGRYRIVLRSTMGRIDVYLVSQFEENFEVINTVEPQPNILETSNVNENASTQPPMEENIGNNVELQGIEAPRICSDASTSHDFVSGIINVVPYIDSIADYWLLSDADVSITDMWRTEPEIDWNSLNTLHEDYDTMTSSSILQAQTPPPSTSVVDAMMNKTQLDT, encoded by the exons ATGGAGGAAGAGCGGCAATCGGAGCAGAAGTCTTCTAGAAAACAGTTGCCTTTTACTTCCGTAAAGCCTCCGTTTGGAAGGGGCGGCGATTACCAGCACTTCGCGGCTGAAAATTCTTCGCGCCTCGGGGATAATCAGGAACTTGATGAGGTTGTCGTCGTAAATACGCCGCCT TCATTGAAGCGGAAGAGTGGAATGGCTGTATCTGGAAAAGCAGGAAGGGCCCAAAAGGTTCCAAGGACAACGAAGTCTAGCAAAGCAGGTTCTCAAACTCCATTGTTAATTATTG GTTCTCCATCACTGGGAAATAACAATCTCACACCTGTTGGTCCATGCCGTTATGATAGCTCATTAG GTCTTTTAACAAAGAAGTTCATTAATCTTATTAAGCATGCAGAAAATGGTATTCTTGATTTGAATAATGCTGCAGGGATGTTAGAG GTACAGAAGAGGCGTATTTATGATATAACTAATGTTCTCGAAGGCATTGATCTCATAGAAAAGAAACTCAAAAACAGAATCAAGTGGAA GGGATTAGACGGCTCGAGACCtggagaagatgacgagagtcTTTCTGGTTTACAG AAAGAAGTAGAAAATCTAAAACTTGAAGACAGCACACTAGATGAACGGATAAG AGAAACACAGGAGAGATTGAGGGGCCTCAGTGAAGATGAAAACAATCAGAG GTGGCTTTTTGTCACAGAAGATGACATAAAAAACTTACCTTGCTTCCAG AATCAAACTCTTATAGCCATTAAAGCTCCACATGGAACCACATTAGAAGTCCCTGATCCAGATGAG GGGAGATACAGAATAGTTCTTCGAAGCACAATGGGGCGCATAGATGTTTACCTTGTCAG TCAATTCGAGGAGAATTTTGAGGTGATAAATACTGTCGAGCCCCAGCCGAACATCCTTGAAACTTCAAATGTTAATGAGAATGCATCTACACAACCTCCCATGGAGGAGAACATAGGAAACAATGTTGAATTGCAGGGAATTGAAGCTCCAAGAATATGCTCAGATGCAAGTACATCACATGATTTCGTGAGTGGAATCATAAATGTCGTGCCATATATCGAC AGTATTGCTGATTATTGGCTGTTGTCTGATGCGGATGTGAGCATCACCGACATGTGGAGGACAGAAC CTGAAATCGACTGGAACAGTTTGAACACGTTACATGAAGATTATGATACCATGACCAGCAGCAGTATTCTGCAAGCCCAAACTCCACCACCAAGTACTTCTGTAGTCGACGCCATGATGAATAAAACACAACTGGATACTTGA
- the LOC140842375 gene encoding transcription factor E2FB-like isoform X1 has product MEEERQSEQKSSRKQLPFTSVKPPFGRGGDYQHFAAENSSRLGDNQELDEVVVVNTPPSLKRKSGMAVSGKAGRAQKVPRTTKSSKAGSQTPLLIIGSPSLGNNNLTPVGPCRYDSSLGLLTKKFINLIKHAENGILDLNNAAGMLEVQKRRIYDITNVLEGIDLIEKKLKNRIKWKGLDGSRPGEDDESLSGLQKEVENLKLEDSTLDERIRETQERLRGLSEDENNQRWLFVTEDDIKNLPCFQNQTLIAIKAPHGTTLEVPDPDEAVDYPQGRYRIVLRSTMGRIDVYLVSQFEENFEVINTVEPQPNILETSNVNENASTQPPMEENIGNNVELQGIEAPRICSDASTSHDFVSGIINVVPYIDSIADYWLLSDADVSITDMWRTEPEIDWNSLNTLHEDYDTMTSSSILQAQTPPPSTSVVDAMMNKTQLDT; this is encoded by the exons ATGGAGGAAGAGCGGCAATCGGAGCAGAAGTCTTCTAGAAAACAGTTGCCTTTTACTTCCGTAAAGCCTCCGTTTGGAAGGGGCGGCGATTACCAGCACTTCGCGGCTGAAAATTCTTCGCGCCTCGGGGATAATCAGGAACTTGATGAGGTTGTCGTCGTAAATACGCCGCCT TCATTGAAGCGGAAGAGTGGAATGGCTGTATCTGGAAAAGCAGGAAGGGCCCAAAAGGTTCCAAGGACAACGAAGTCTAGCAAAGCAGGTTCTCAAACTCCATTGTTAATTATTG GTTCTCCATCACTGGGAAATAACAATCTCACACCTGTTGGTCCATGCCGTTATGATAGCTCATTAG GTCTTTTAACAAAGAAGTTCATTAATCTTATTAAGCATGCAGAAAATGGTATTCTTGATTTGAATAATGCTGCAGGGATGTTAGAG GTACAGAAGAGGCGTATTTATGATATAACTAATGTTCTCGAAGGCATTGATCTCATAGAAAAGAAACTCAAAAACAGAATCAAGTGGAA GGGATTAGACGGCTCGAGACCtggagaagatgacgagagtcTTTCTGGTTTACAG AAAGAAGTAGAAAATCTAAAACTTGAAGACAGCACACTAGATGAACGGATAAG AGAAACACAGGAGAGATTGAGGGGCCTCAGTGAAGATGAAAACAATCAGAG GTGGCTTTTTGTCACAGAAGATGACATAAAAAACTTACCTTGCTTCCAG AATCAAACTCTTATAGCCATTAAAGCTCCACATGGAACCACATTAGAAGTCCCTGATCCAGATGAG GCTGTTGATTATCCACAGGGGAGATACAGAATAGTTCTTCGAAGCACAATGGGGCGCATAGATGTTTACCTTGTCAG TCAATTCGAGGAGAATTTTGAGGTGATAAATACTGTCGAGCCCCAGCCGAACATCCTTGAAACTTCAAATGTTAATGAGAATGCATCTACACAACCTCCCATGGAGGAGAACATAGGAAACAATGTTGAATTGCAGGGAATTGAAGCTCCAAGAATATGCTCAGATGCAAGTACATCACATGATTTCGTGAGTGGAATCATAAATGTCGTGCCATATATCGAC AGTATTGCTGATTATTGGCTGTTGTCTGATGCGGATGTGAGCATCACCGACATGTGGAGGACAGAAC CTGAAATCGACTGGAACAGTTTGAACACGTTACATGAAGATTATGATACCATGACCAGCAGCAGTATTCTGCAAGCCCAAACTCCACCACCAAGTACTTCTGTAGTCGACGCCATGATGAATAAAACACAACTGGATACTTGA
- the LOC140842375 gene encoding transcription factor E2FB-like isoform X4, with amino-acid sequence MFLRLLKSLKRKSGMAVSGKAGRAQKVPRTTKSSKAGSQTPLLIIGSPSLGNNNLTPVGPCRYDSSLGLLTKKFINLIKHAENGILDLNNAAGMLEVQKRRIYDITNVLEGIDLIEKKLKNRIKWKGLDGSRPGEDDESLSGLQKEVENLKLEDSTLDERIRETQERLRGLSEDENNQRWLFVTEDDIKNLPCFQNQTLIAIKAPHGTTLEVPDPDEAVDYPQGRYRIVLRSTMGRIDVYLVSQFEENFEVINTVEPQPNILETSNVNENASTQPPMEENIGNNVELQGIEAPRICSDASTSHDFVSGIINVVPYIDSIADYWLLSDADVSITDMWRTEPEIDWNSLNTLHEDYDTMTSSSILQAQTPPPSTSVVDAMMNKTQLDT; translated from the exons ATGTTTTTGCGTCTGCTCAAGTCATTGAAGCGGAAGAGTGGAATGGCTGTATCTGGAAAAGCAGGAAGGGCCCAAAAGGTTCCAAGGACAACGAAGTCTAGCAAAGCAGGTTCTCAAACTCCATTGTTAATTATTG GTTCTCCATCACTGGGAAATAACAATCTCACACCTGTTGGTCCATGCCGTTATGATAGCTCATTAG GTCTTTTAACAAAGAAGTTCATTAATCTTATTAAGCATGCAGAAAATGGTATTCTTGATTTGAATAATGCTGCAGGGATGTTAGAG GTACAGAAGAGGCGTATTTATGATATAACTAATGTTCTCGAAGGCATTGATCTCATAGAAAAGAAACTCAAAAACAGAATCAAGTGGAA GGGATTAGACGGCTCGAGACCtggagaagatgacgagagtcTTTCTGGTTTACAG AAAGAAGTAGAAAATCTAAAACTTGAAGACAGCACACTAGATGAACGGATAAG AGAAACACAGGAGAGATTGAGGGGCCTCAGTGAAGATGAAAACAATCAGAG GTGGCTTTTTGTCACAGAAGATGACATAAAAAACTTACCTTGCTTCCAG AATCAAACTCTTATAGCCATTAAAGCTCCACATGGAACCACATTAGAAGTCCCTGATCCAGATGAG GCTGTTGATTATCCACAGGGGAGATACAGAATAGTTCTTCGAAGCACAATGGGGCGCATAGATGTTTACCTTGTCAG TCAATTCGAGGAGAATTTTGAGGTGATAAATACTGTCGAGCCCCAGCCGAACATCCTTGAAACTTCAAATGTTAATGAGAATGCATCTACACAACCTCCCATGGAGGAGAACATAGGAAACAATGTTGAATTGCAGGGAATTGAAGCTCCAAGAATATGCTCAGATGCAAGTACATCACATGATTTCGTGAGTGGAATCATAAATGTCGTGCCATATATCGAC AGTATTGCTGATTATTGGCTGTTGTCTGATGCGGATGTGAGCATCACCGACATGTGGAGGACAGAAC CTGAAATCGACTGGAACAGTTTGAACACGTTACATGAAGATTATGATACCATGACCAGCAGCAGTATTCTGCAAGCCCAAACTCCACCACCAAGTACTTCTGTAGTCGACGCCATGATGAATAAAACACAACTGGATACTTGA
- the LOC140803860 gene encoding CASP-like protein 4D1 has product MASRAMLNTILFLRIFTLLALVASIVVMVINKAKDDDGSKTMFYDFIGFRYIVAVGGIGVIYTLVQIPFAIYNVAKEKRLIRNGFLQEFDFYGDKVTAFLLATGVGVGFGISCEFKRAFPLSDEGKKFLNMANISTGILLAGFVSMVLLCIFSSLRWSSSNKGFFK; this is encoded by the exons ATGGCTAGCCGGGCTATGCTGAACACGATTCTTTTTCTGAGGATCTTCACTCTTTTAGCATTGGTTGCCTCCATCGTGGTTATGGTCATCAACAAGGCCAAAGATGACGATGGCTCTAAAACTATGTTCTACGACTTTATCGGTTTTAG GTACATAGTCGCAGTTGGTGGCATAGGAGTTATTTATACACTCGTTCAAATTCCATTTGCAATATATAATGTTGCAAAAGAGAAGAGGCTCATACGCAACGGATTCctccaagagtttgatttttatGGAGACAAG GTAACAGCATTTCTGTTGGCAACGGGAGTCGGCGTTGGTTTCGGCATATCGTGCGAGTTTAAAAGAGCTTTTCCCCTCAGCGACGAAGGAAAGAAATTCCTAAACATGGCCAACATTTCAACCGGCATCCTCCTCGCCGGATTTGTCTCCATGGTTCTACTTTGCATATTTTCTTCGCTTCGTTGGTCTTCTTCCAATAAAGGgtttttcaaataa
- the LOC140803658 gene encoding LOW QUALITY PROTEIN: internal alternative NAD(P)H-ubiquinone oxidoreductase A2, mitochondrial-like (The sequence of the model RefSeq protein was modified relative to this genomic sequence to represent the inferred CDS: inserted 1 base in 1 codon) has protein sequence MGVPLLSSTCVGTLEFRSVAEPIGRIQPVISREPGSYFFLANSTGVDFQNHQVHCQTITDGTRTLDPRNFSISYDKLVIASGAEASTFGIIGAREHAIFLREVHHAQEIRRKLLLNLMLSDVPGVTDEEKRRLLHCVVVGGGPTGVEFSGELSDFIMKDVHQRYAHVKDYIHVTLVEANEILSSFDDRLRKYAIKQLTKSGVRLVHGIVKDVQSQKIILSDDTDIPYGLLVWSTGVGPSPFVKSLEVPKAPGGRIGIDDWLRVPSVPDVFAVGDCSGFLESTGKPVLPALAQVAERQGKYLAKLLNNIGKSGGGRANAVKELDXGEIFVYRHLGSMATIGRHKALVDLRQSKEAKGISMAGFPSWFVWRSAYLTRVISWRNRFYVAVNWLTTLVFGRDISRI, from the exons ATGGG AGTTCCTCTTCTTTCTTCCACTTGTGTCGGCACACTTGAGTTCAGGTCCGTGGCGGAGCCCATTGGGAGGATCCAACCCGTAATTTCTCGTGAACCCGGTTCTTATTTCTTCCTCGCTAATTCCACCGGTGTCGATTTCCAGAACCATCAG GTTCACTGTCAAACGATCACTGATGGGACCCGTACGTTAGATCCCAGGAACTTCAGCATCTCATATGACAAGCTAGTTATTGCTTCAGGAGCAGAAGCTTCTACATTTGGTATTATAGGTGCAAGAGAACACGCGATTTTTCTTCGTGAAGTTCACCATGCTCAAGAAATAAGGAGGAAACTGCTTCTAAATCTGATGCTGTCAGATGTTCCAG GTGTCACCGATGAAGAAAAGCGTCGGCTTCTGCACTGCGTTGTTGTTGGAGGTGGTCCCACTGGAGTCGAATTCAGTGGAGAACTCAGTGACTTTATAATGAAGGATGTACATCAAAGATACGCACATGTGAAAGATTATATTCATGTTACATTAGTTGAG GCAAATGAGATATTGTCATCATTTGATGACCGTCTACGAAAATATGCTATTAAGCAATTGACTAAG TCAGGAGTTCGTCTTGTTCATGGAATTGTGAAGGACGtccaatctcaaaagataatTCTGAGCGATGACACAGATATTCCTTATGGTCTTTTAGTGTGGTCTACTGGGGTCGGTCCCTCACCATTTGTGAAGTCCTTGGAAGTACCTAAAGCACCTGGTGGAAG GATTGGTATTGATGATTGGCTTCGAGTCCCTTCTGTGCCGGATGTGTTTGCCGTTGGTGACTGCAGTGGCTTTCTTGAAAGCACAGGCAAGCCGGTTCTTCCCGCCCTGGCCCAA GTGGCAGAGCGGCAGGGAAAATATCTAGCCAAGTTGTTAAATAATATAGGCAAGTCTGGTGGAGGACGTGCCAATGCTGTAAAAGAACTGG TTGGGGAAATCTTTGTTTATAGGCATTTGGGGAGCATGGCTACCATTGGGAGACACAAGGCACTCGTGGACCTTAGGCAGAGCAAG GAAGCAAAAGGTATATCGATGGCAGGATTTCCAAGCTGGTTTGTTTGGCGCTCAGCTTATCTTACCCGGGTCATTAGCTGGAGAAACAGGTTTTATGTGGCAGTCAATTGGTTGACAACTTTGGTGTTTGGTCGCGATATTAGCCGGATATAG